A genomic stretch from Streptomyces venezuelae ATCC 10712 includes:
- a CDS encoding MFS transporter yields MSHTPAPPAADPRRETVIVFALSLAAMVVSMMQTLPVPILGLIRTDLGTSTANVSWVTTATLLSAAVFTPLLGRFGDQHGKKPTLVAVLGVMVAGSVVAALATSLPLLILGRVLQGAATAIFPLALSVLREEVRPQKLPGAMSLVSGTLAFGSGLALVATGLLTSGSGADYRSAFWMATGFAALALIAVVLLVPATRHKTGGRTDFLGALTLGITLLLLLLPISQGHEWGWTSGRTLGSFAGAAVMAAVWVFTELKVREPLVDMKMFVHRPVLMANLAGVLVGFGMFANFLGVSYLVQMPEALTGYGFGATILRASVEFLLPGAIVSLLASPIGGQLVRHRGPRTALGLAAGLGALGFAWLALDHAHTASVIGAGVVVGAAVSFGYAAMPAVIMASVPHHQSGIANGINSISRSTGSAIGSAVVTTILASKTLEHLPAGAPALPAESGFTLTFWTGATAFALVAAIAALGLRKRPAPVTAPAPEPAPTPEKATAA; encoded by the coding sequence ATGAGTCACACCCCTGCGCCGCCCGCCGCCGACCCCCGGCGCGAGACGGTCATCGTCTTCGCCCTGAGCCTCGCCGCCATGGTCGTCTCGATGATGCAGACCCTGCCGGTCCCCATCCTCGGCCTGATCCGCACCGACCTCGGCACCTCCACCGCCAACGTGAGCTGGGTGACCACCGCCACCCTGCTCTCCGCCGCCGTCTTCACCCCGCTGCTCGGCCGCTTCGGCGACCAGCACGGCAAGAAGCCCACCCTGGTCGCCGTCCTCGGCGTCATGGTCGCCGGCTCCGTCGTCGCCGCCCTCGCCACCTCGCTGCCGCTGCTGATCCTCGGCCGCGTGCTCCAGGGCGCCGCGACCGCGATCTTCCCGCTCGCGCTCTCCGTCCTCCGCGAGGAGGTCAGGCCGCAGAAGCTGCCCGGCGCCATGTCGCTGGTCAGCGGCACCCTCGCGTTCGGCAGCGGTCTCGCGCTCGTCGCGACCGGCCTGCTCACCTCCGGCTCCGGCGCCGACTACCGCAGCGCCTTCTGGATGGCCACCGGCTTCGCCGCGCTCGCCCTGATCGCCGTCGTGCTGCTCGTCCCGGCCACCCGCCACAAGACCGGCGGACGCACCGACTTCCTCGGCGCGCTCACCCTCGGCATCACGCTGCTGCTGCTCCTGCTGCCCATCTCACAGGGCCACGAGTGGGGCTGGACCTCCGGCCGTACGCTCGGCAGCTTCGCCGGCGCGGCCGTCATGGCGGCCGTCTGGGTCTTCACCGAGCTCAAGGTCCGCGAGCCCCTCGTCGACATGAAGATGTTCGTCCACCGGCCCGTCCTGATGGCCAACCTGGCCGGCGTCCTCGTCGGCTTCGGCATGTTCGCGAACTTCCTCGGCGTCTCCTACCTCGTCCAGATGCCCGAGGCCCTCACCGGCTACGGCTTCGGGGCGACCATCCTGCGCGCCTCCGTCGAGTTCCTGCTGCCCGGCGCGATCGTCTCGCTGCTCGCCTCCCCGATCGGCGGCCAGCTGGTCCGCCACCGGGGCCCGCGTACGGCCCTCGGCCTGGCGGCCGGCCTCGGCGCCCTGGGCTTCGCCTGGCTCGCCCTCGACCACGCCCACACGGCGTCGGTGATCGGCGCGGGCGTCGTCGTCGGCGCGGCCGTGAGCTTCGGTTACGCGGCGATGCCCGCCGTCATCATGGCGAGCGTCCCGCACCACCAGAGCGGCATCGCCAACGGCATCAACTCCATCTCCCGCTCCACGGGCAGTGCGATCGGCAGCGCGGTCGTCACCACGATCCTGGCCTCCAAGACCCTCGAGCACCTGCCGGCCGGAGCCCCGGCCCTCCCCGCCGAATCCGGCTTCACCCTCACCTTCTGGACCGGCGCGACGGCCTTCGCCCTGGTGGCCGCCATCGCCGCCCTGGGCCTCCGCAAGCGCCCGGCCCCGGTGACGGCCCCGGCACCCGAGCCGGCGCCCACGCCGGAGAAGGCGACGGCTGCCTGA
- a CDS encoding TIR domain-containing protein: MTVRRRLWWLVSCLLAWALCVPLVGPLFALAGLAVPAAVFVPFEPLRERRLLRAHRAHRARYGAVGLRRPSVRWRRLVDPERALLVVVTGVLAGGVFWLHHPLTRQPVYWLPPAALALVLLRWTGALTWAPPAPPRAAAPAAPPPPAPAPPSAAAGASSRPELFIAWYGVLGALVYGVTAWFLQYLTVPLVRRTRSFIPELRTLEDFYRSLGGRIADTPFGVAYDRPYWPVLAAGAGLIAGGAAAAARETVARTALAGRVFEELSEAQGQGPPRETTGKVFVSYSRRDAAFARRLHEELAASLREVWVDWLDIEPSAKWRESIDEAIRGSDALIVLLSRDSLRSKYCWLECERALALGKRVLPVVIDPSLEQGAGAALRENGWEPLADYQFLRMTRPEQFTPGVGRIHSFVKSRHRWTAFHTRIGLRAYEWHSGGRSGALLLRGHELAVAEAWRHMAPDDEDGRVALTDEQVAFLRASRSAARRRAGRLRVAAVSVGVALAALAALVVTGESATVAQRREAGSRRLAAAANERAAGDVRQAALLSAAAFTQADTAEARESLVRQLGRFDKVRGVVPAGGAPVSDVSLSVDESVLVIWREDGTAQVWDTVAMRSRGIVSGTRLAGGDMSADGRLLGVRRGSVVVLVDTRTAKEVGQADLGSLGLTGVFAWADLSRDGKTLMVKPAGTPGTPDRIGLWDIDSGTLVDQVPGYMLAAGAYGRATVISARDGEPAAMGHLTDPGKAPTPLPAGRLVGVTESGAPVMIDAGTIRVLTPAGHTAWTVGKEMRFEAITHDGRYLAVGRTADRGRYEVWDLRARKRLSTVAAPAVVGGYIPRVSLSDDGRWFTVATSSVSTFQRTAGHTVYSARSGRREADLPGHAIALGARGRLMAGAGSNGTVTLWDRGPAGRLLTRLDAAGAKPYGFGIAARGDTLAVLDAAGRVRLLRRSDGRLLRTVRPAADAFRVALSPDGALLAVAEARGAGWQRNAQVEVFETANGRRVTVLAGQGIPSPRIVPAALVFSPDGSRLYLGEEHGRSVYTWHTDSWRRGPRFGPDMEVGVVESVAVSPDGAMIAVGGGIQRVQVWDTATGEPLGDRLGRSVAVAFTPDGLLVLGGVGAGNPALVLYDPRARRIVRVAPDSGERTVGVAVAPDGRTLASVTGDRRLQLWDTGLERSITVQGATIESGDIGFTGAGDRLYALRDGGLSGLVVGPRRWLEALCAITGGPMTADQWQEAAPGERFRQVC, translated from the coding sequence ATGACTGTGCGTCGACGTCTGTGGTGGCTGGTCTCGTGCCTGCTGGCCTGGGCCCTGTGCGTGCCGCTCGTCGGACCGCTGTTCGCTCTCGCGGGACTGGCCGTCCCCGCGGCCGTGTTCGTCCCCTTCGAGCCGCTGAGGGAACGCCGACTGCTGCGGGCGCACCGGGCGCACCGGGCGCGGTACGGCGCCGTCGGCCTTCGGCGGCCGTCGGTGCGGTGGCGGAGGCTGGTGGATCCGGAGCGGGCCCTGCTGGTCGTCGTGACGGGCGTCCTCGCGGGCGGCGTGTTCTGGTTGCACCACCCGCTGACGCGACAGCCCGTGTACTGGCTTCCGCCGGCTGCCCTCGCCCTCGTACTCCTGCGCTGGACAGGGGCGTTGACGTGGGCGCCGCCGGCCCCACCCCGGGCCGCGGCCCCAGCCGCGCCGCCACCCCCGGCACCGGCACCGCCCTCGGCGGCGGCCGGCGCGTCCAGCCGGCCGGAGCTGTTCATCGCCTGGTACGGAGTGCTCGGAGCCCTCGTCTACGGAGTGACCGCCTGGTTCCTTCAGTACCTCACCGTCCCGCTCGTCCGCCGCACCCGGTCGTTCATCCCCGAACTGCGCACCCTGGAGGACTTCTACCGCTCCCTCGGCGGCCGGATCGCCGACACCCCCTTCGGGGTGGCCTACGACCGTCCGTACTGGCCGGTCCTCGCGGCCGGCGCGGGACTGATCGCCGGTGGGGCGGCGGCCGCCGCCCGGGAGACGGTGGCGCGCACCGCCCTGGCCGGGCGGGTCTTCGAGGAACTGTCCGAGGCCCAGGGGCAGGGGCCCCCGCGCGAGACGACGGGCAAGGTGTTCGTCAGCTACTCGCGGCGCGACGCCGCCTTCGCCCGGCGCCTCCACGAGGAACTCGCCGCGTCCCTGCGCGAGGTGTGGGTGGACTGGCTGGACATCGAACCGTCGGCCAAGTGGCGCGAGAGCATCGACGAGGCCATCCGCGGCTCCGACGCGCTGATCGTGCTCCTCAGCCGGGACTCGCTGCGGTCCAAGTACTGCTGGCTGGAGTGCGAGCGCGCGCTCGCCCTGGGCAAGCGCGTCCTGCCCGTCGTCATCGACCCCTCGCTCGAGCAGGGCGCGGGCGCCGCGCTCCGTGAGAACGGCTGGGAGCCGCTCGCCGACTACCAGTTCCTGAGGATGACCCGCCCGGAGCAGTTCACACCCGGGGTGGGGCGCATCCACTCCTTCGTGAAGAGCCGGCACCGCTGGACCGCGTTCCACACCCGGATCGGGCTGCGCGCGTACGAATGGCACAGCGGCGGCCGCAGTGGAGCGCTGCTGCTGCGCGGCCACGAACTGGCCGTCGCCGAGGCGTGGCGGCACATGGCGCCCGACGACGAGGACGGCCGCGTGGCGCTCACGGACGAGCAGGTCGCGTTCCTGAGGGCGAGCCGGTCGGCCGCCCGGCGCCGCGCGGGCCGGCTCCGGGTCGCCGCGGTCTCCGTCGGCGTCGCCCTCGCGGCCCTTGCCGCGCTCGTGGTCACGGGCGAGTCCGCGACCGTGGCCCAGCGCAGGGAGGCCGGGTCGCGTCGACTGGCCGCCGCGGCGAACGAACGCGCCGCGGGAGACGTCCGGCAGGCGGCCCTGCTCAGCGCCGCCGCCTTCACCCAGGCCGACACGGCCGAGGCCCGCGAGTCCCTGGTCCGGCAGCTCGGCCGGTTCGACAAGGTACGGGGAGTGGTCCCCGCGGGGGGCGCCCCGGTCTCCGATGTGTCCCTGAGCGTGGACGAGTCGGTGCTCGTCATCTGGCGCGAGGACGGGACGGCCCAGGTGTGGGACACCGTGGCGATGCGCTCCCGCGGCATCGTGAGCGGGACGCGGCTGGCGGGCGGGGACATGAGCGCCGACGGCCGTCTGCTCGGGGTGAGGCGCGGGAGCGTCGTCGTGCTCGTCGACACCCGGACGGCGAAGGAGGTCGGGCAGGCGGACCTGGGGAGCCTCGGGTTGACCGGCGTCTTCGCCTGGGCGGATCTGAGCCGGGACGGGAAGACCCTGATGGTGAAGCCGGCCGGCACGCCCGGAACGCCGGACCGGATAGGGCTGTGGGACATCGACTCCGGGACGCTCGTCGACCAGGTGCCCGGGTACATGCTGGCCGCCGGCGCGTACGGCAGGGCCACGGTGATCTCCGCGCGGGACGGCGAGCCCGCCGCGATGGGCCACCTGACGGACCCCGGGAAGGCGCCCACGCCGCTGCCCGCCGGCCGGCTCGTGGGCGTCACCGAGTCGGGCGCGCCCGTCATGATCGACGCCGGCACCATCCGGGTGCTGACCCCCGCCGGGCACACCGCGTGGACCGTGGGGAAGGAGATGCGCTTCGAGGCGATCACCCACGACGGCCGCTACCTCGCCGTCGGCCGGACCGCCGACCGGGGCCGGTACGAGGTGTGGGACCTCAGGGCCCGCAAACGGCTCAGCACGGTCGCCGCCCCGGCCGTCGTCGGCGGGTACATCCCCCGGGTGTCCCTCAGTGACGACGGGAGGTGGTTCACCGTGGCCACCTCGTCCGTCTCGACCTTCCAGAGGACGGCGGGACACACCGTCTACAGCGCACGGTCCGGCCGGAGGGAGGCCGACCTGCCCGGTCACGCCATCGCGCTCGGCGCCCGCGGCCGGCTGATGGCGGGAGCGGGTTCGAACGGCACGGTGACGCTGTGGGACCGCGGCCCGGCCGGCCGGCTCCTCACCCGTCTCGACGCGGCGGGCGCGAAGCCGTACGGCTTCGGCATCGCGGCGCGCGGCGACACCCTGGCGGTCCTCGACGCGGCCGGCAGGGTGCGGCTGCTCCGCCGGTCCGACGGCCGGCTCCTGCGGACCGTGCGCCCCGCTGCGGACGCGTTCCGCGTCGCCCTCTCCCCGGACGGGGCGCTGCTGGCCGTCGCGGAGGCACGGGGTGCGGGATGGCAGCGGAACGCCCAGGTGGAGGTGTTCGAGACGGCGAATGGCCGCCGGGTGACCGTGCTCGCGGGCCAGGGCATTCCGTCGCCCCGGATCGTGCCCGCCGCGCTCGTGTTCTCGCCGGACGGATCGCGGCTCTATCTCGGCGAGGAGCACGGCCGGTCGGTGTACACCTGGCACACGGACTCCTGGCGTCGCGGCCCCCGCTTCGGCCCCGACATGGAGGTCGGTGTCGTCGAGTCCGTGGCGGTGAGCCCGGACGGTGCGATGATCGCGGTGGGCGGGGGAATCCAGCGGGTTCAGGTCTGGGACACCGCCACCGGGGAGCCGTTGGGAGACCGTCTGGGGCGATCGGTCGCCGTCGCGTTCACGCCCGACGGTCTGCTCGTCCTCGGCGGGGTCGGAGCCGGCAACCCCGCGCTGGTCCTGTACGACCCGCGGGCCCGCCGGATCGTCCGGGTGGCCCCGGACTCCGGTGAGCGGACGGTGGGCGTCGCCGTCGCGCCCGACGGCCGCACCCTGGCCTCCGTCACCGGCGACCGGAGGCTCCAGCTCTGGGACACGGGTCTGGAGCGGAGCATCACGGTCCAGGGAGCGACGATCGAGTCGGGTGACATCGGGTTCACCGGGGCGGGTGACCGGCTCTACGCGCTCCGCGACGGCGGGCTCTCGGGGCTCGTGGTGGGTCCGCGCCGCTGGCTCGAGGCGTTGTGTGCGATCACGGGCGGCCCGATGACGGCCGACCAGTGGCAGGAAGCGGCCCCGGGGGAGCGCTTCCGGCAGGTGTGCTGA
- a CDS encoding DUF4231 domain-containing protein has translation MTVTQEQATIQQVWDQQSVWSQSANRLKKSVETARSRALALAVTAAVLATAASQVMDRSAWAGTALAFVAALAAGMSPLLAQRGGAARTSDWIRTRAVSEALKGEIYSCLAGVGPYADRASAPTVLADRARRFRGDATDLVRHTAGVSPVARPLPPVVDMDSYVEQRLRRQIDTYYRPKAAWMQRRVERFGRVELGFGALGALLAAAAGAFTIGGLAAWAAVIASVSIAVTAHAIAQRYTYQHLEFLRTAEELQQLLDRWTTARPADGEGTGAFVSQCEHVISIQNEAWMIRWTVG, from the coding sequence GTGACAGTGACGCAGGAACAAGCGACGATCCAGCAGGTGTGGGACCAGCAGAGCGTCTGGTCCCAGAGCGCGAACCGGCTCAAGAAGTCGGTCGAGACGGCGCGTTCGCGGGCCCTCGCGCTGGCGGTCACGGCGGCCGTGCTGGCGACGGCCGCCTCGCAGGTGATGGACCGGAGCGCCTGGGCCGGCACGGCACTGGCCTTCGTCGCCGCCCTCGCCGCCGGGATGTCGCCCCTGCTCGCCCAGCGGGGCGGCGCCGCCCGGACGAGCGACTGGATCAGGACGCGGGCCGTGTCCGAGGCGCTCAAGGGGGAGATCTACAGCTGCCTCGCCGGCGTCGGCCCCTACGCGGACCGGGCGAGCGCCCCGACGGTCCTCGCCGACCGGGCGCGCCGCTTCCGCGGCGACGCCACCGACCTCGTACGGCACACGGCGGGGGTCTCCCCCGTGGCGCGCCCCCTGCCGCCCGTCGTCGACATGGACAGCTACGTCGAGCAGCGGCTGCGCCGCCAGATCGACACGTACTACCGGCCCAAGGCCGCCTGGATGCAGCGCAGGGTCGAGCGGTTCGGCCGGGTCGAGCTCGGGTTCGGAGCGCTGGGCGCCCTGCTGGCGGCGGCCGCCGGCGCCTTCACGATCGGCGGGCTCGCCGCCTGGGCCGCGGTGATCGCCTCGGTGTCCATCGCGGTGACCGCGCACGCCATAGCCCAGCGGTACACCTACCAGCACCTCGAATTCCTGCGTACGGCCGAGGAGTTGCAGCAGCTCCTGGACCGGTGGACGACCGCGCGCCCGGCCGACGGCGAAGGCACCGGGGCCTTCGTGTCCCAGTGCGAGCACGTCATCTCCATCCAGAACGAGGCGTGGATGATCCGCTGGACCGTGGGCTGA
- a CDS encoding MarR family winged helix-turn-helix transcriptional regulator yields MSATTPETPTKLQLMELLAAIGTAQWRDFAAAAAHHGLTSTQAKVLAQLNSPLPMRALATLLVCDASNVTGIIDRLEARSLVRREPDPADRRVKNVVATDEGRDVIRRVREEMQATSGALDTLDAEESATLHTLLARLRPGMEKNA; encoded by the coding sequence ATGAGCGCGACGACCCCCGAGACCCCCACCAAGCTCCAGCTCATGGAGCTGCTCGCCGCCATCGGCACGGCCCAGTGGCGCGATTTCGCGGCCGCCGCGGCCCACCACGGGCTCACCTCCACCCAGGCCAAGGTCCTCGCACAGCTCAACAGCCCGCTGCCGATGCGCGCCCTCGCCACCCTCCTCGTGTGCGACGCGTCCAACGTCACCGGCATCATCGACCGCCTGGAGGCCCGCTCCCTGGTCCGCCGCGAGCCCGACCCCGCCGACCGCCGCGTCAAGAACGTCGTCGCGACCGACGAGGGCCGGGACGTCATCCGCCGCGTCCGCGAGGAGATGCAGGCCACGAGCGGCGCACTCGACACCCTCGACGCGGAGGAGAGCGCCACCCTCCACACCCTCCTCGCCCGCCTGCGCCCGGGCATGGAGAAGAACGCCTGA
- a CDS encoding NACHT domain-containing protein — translation MAADEAEPWSEASRDMAFERVYADFLLAHRPGFERTDPSPSLSVFASPSDASVTDIVDALAEGGRVVLRGDAASGRTTYIHRLAVEAAYGIRHGQNTSAGARVPFLIRVQDFGRGRELPRPADLLQGNGQERPVPEPPDGWCERLLDSGRGMVLVDGLDEVPRDVQERVREWLRHLLSLYPSLACLVTAGAEPGSAPWLESLGFAEFRIGAMEFADVRRFVREWPKADDRVPAERWDALLRAVETSAGLRELMTTPVMCGAVCALFEGSHGRLPISRSALCETLLPSPEPSREAGATAPTSEAVARNLSAAQQKAALRGIALSVLRNGTGRATHQQVLHQIHVVLGSRYDDSDEAEAVLWSLLSRSGMLTTSGRSDITFVHPIFVSYLAAGLFLDPEGLHELVDQAHDAHWRDTVVLAAELAARRERAELIRAILHRADAEPEHRTALWLVAAQAAEAVPELDPDIREVVEDIRAAVIPPRSEQAAVELAQFGPRVIDLFPGPDDVPPDDPFVPLLHRTAELIGGEVAEAYRALLPAGVSYLGQPVRPRSPLPSFALETWDDRAAARESSPEGDTRRAVRRGGDPLVPALWDLPDLHTLVIEDNPLLTELSALTTLTKLRTLVITRCPRLRDLTSLRNSGVMFLQLDAEPDDDQITALASSPRLRALYLPRVHAAFDAARLGRRLPGVAVLGRQRIRE, via the coding sequence ATGGCGGCGGACGAGGCGGAGCCGTGGAGCGAGGCTTCGCGTGACATGGCGTTCGAGCGGGTGTACGCCGACTTCCTCCTGGCGCACCGGCCGGGGTTCGAGCGGACCGACCCGTCCCCGTCGCTCTCCGTGTTCGCCTCGCCCTCCGACGCATCCGTGACCGATATCGTCGATGCCCTCGCCGAGGGCGGGCGCGTGGTGCTGCGGGGGGACGCCGCGTCGGGCAGGACGACGTACATCCACCGCCTCGCCGTCGAGGCGGCGTACGGAATCCGTCACGGGCAGAACACGTCGGCGGGCGCGCGCGTGCCCTTCCTCATCCGCGTACAGGACTTCGGCAGGGGGCGGGAGCTGCCACGGCCGGCGGACCTCCTCCAGGGAAACGGCCAAGAGCGACCGGTGCCCGAGCCGCCGGACGGGTGGTGCGAGCGCCTCCTGGACTCCGGCCGGGGCATGGTGCTCGTCGACGGCCTCGACGAGGTTCCTCGGGATGTGCAGGAGCGGGTGCGGGAGTGGCTGAGACACCTGCTCTCGCTGTACCCCTCCCTCGCGTGCCTGGTGACGGCGGGAGCGGAACCCGGCAGCGCCCCGTGGCTGGAATCCCTGGGCTTCGCCGAGTTCCGGATCGGTGCGATGGAGTTCGCCGACGTCCGCAGGTTCGTCCGCGAGTGGCCCAAGGCCGACGACCGCGTGCCCGCCGAGCGGTGGGACGCCCTCCTGCGGGCCGTGGAGACCAGCGCGGGGCTGCGGGAACTCATGACCACCCCGGTCATGTGCGGGGCGGTCTGCGCGCTGTTCGAAGGGAGCCACGGGCGCCTGCCGATCAGCCGCAGCGCGCTCTGCGAGACGCTCCTGCCCTCCCCGGAGCCGTCACGTGAGGCCGGAGCCACCGCCCCGACGAGCGAGGCGGTGGCCCGGAACCTCTCGGCGGCGCAGCAGAAGGCCGCACTGCGGGGCATCGCCCTCTCGGTCCTGCGCAACGGGACGGGCCGGGCCACGCACCAGCAGGTCCTGCACCAGATCCACGTGGTGCTCGGCTCCCGGTACGACGACTCCGACGAGGCCGAGGCCGTCCTGTGGAGCCTGCTGAGCCGCAGCGGCATGCTCACGACCTCCGGCAGGAGTGACATCACCTTCGTCCATCCCATCTTCGTCTCCTACCTGGCCGCGGGGCTGTTCCTGGACCCGGAGGGGCTTCACGAACTGGTCGACCAGGCCCATGACGCCCACTGGCGGGACACCGTCGTCCTCGCCGCCGAGCTCGCGGCACGGCGTGAGCGTGCCGAGCTGATCCGGGCGATCCTGCACCGCGCCGACGCCGAGCCCGAGCACAGGACGGCGCTCTGGCTGGTGGCCGCACAGGCCGCGGAGGCGGTCCCGGAGCTCGACCCGGACATCCGGGAGGTGGTCGAGGACATCAGGGCGGCCGTCATTCCGCCCCGGAGCGAACAAGCCGCCGTGGAGCTGGCCCAGTTCGGGCCGCGCGTCATCGACCTGTTTCCCGGGCCGGACGACGTCCCGCCCGACGACCCCTTCGTTCCCCTTCTCCACCGAACGGCGGAGCTGATCGGAGGAGAGGTGGCGGAGGCGTATCGCGCCCTTCTCCCGGCGGGCGTGTCGTACCTCGGTCAGCCCGTACGGCCCCGCTCCCCGCTCCCCTCCTTCGCCCTGGAGACCTGGGACGATCGGGCGGCGGCCCGCGAGAGCTCGCCCGAAGGCGACACGCGGCGAGCCGTCCGCCGCGGCGGCGACCCGCTCGTCCCCGCACTCTGGGACCTTCCGGACCTGCACACCCTGGTCATCGAGGACAACCCGCTGCTGACCGAACTCAGCGCACTGACCACCCTGACGAAGCTCCGCACGCTCGTCATCACGAGGTGCCCCCGCCTCCGCGACCTGACGTCCCTGCGGAACAGCGGCGTGATGTTCCTCCAGCTCGACGCCGAACCCGACGACGACCAGATCACCGCGCTGGCGTCCTCGCCCCGGCTGCGCGCCCTGTATCTGCCGCGCGTGCACGCGGCGTTCGACGCCGCCCGGCTCGGCAGGAGGCTGCCCGGGGTGGCCGTTCTCGGCAGGCAGCGCATCCGCGAGTGA
- a CDS encoding MMPL family transporter, whose translation MATFLSALGRFAFRRRGLVVLLWFLALVGAGFAASTAAAPPADTFSMPGTESQKAFDLLRDRFPAARADGAAARVVVRAPGTEKITDPARRAQVDRLVADLGKSPQVASVADPFKANAVSGDRTTTYAYVTYEAAATELTDAAHQGLDEAMERARDAGLVVEAGGDAVKIEQTMSGTGEKAGILVSAVVLVLTFGSLVAAGMPLLTALIGVGIGISAITALGSTFGLSSTTSTLAMMIGLAVGIDYALFIVSRYRSEITEGRERAEAAGRAVGTAGSAVVFAGLTVIIALAGLAVVDVPMLTKMGLTAAGTVAVAVLVAITFVPALLGFAPVRVLARADRKRHLGKPLSRRQQRRAARREARRRPNLGARWAGFVLRHPVAVLLVGVMSLGAVAVPAASLELGLPSEGSMAPHTTQRKAYDLLSGSFGPGFNGPLTVTVEAKDAKAAAERLRTELERVDGVAAVSPATTNPAGDTAVLTVVPRTGPADTATEELVRTLRGAAGGLESRTGAAEILVAGQTAMFIDFSRTLDDALLPYLGLVVGLAFLLLMLVFRSVLVPLKAALGFLLSVSAALGAVVAVFQWGWLADLFGVDQPGPVMSTLPIFMIGVVFGLAMDYEVFLVSRMREAHVHGARPGEAVVTGFRYGGRVVGAAAIIMTSVFAGFVLEDDDFVKMIGFGLATAVLFDAFVVRMVIVPALFGLLGKAAWWFPTWLDRLLPNIDVEGEKLSARRPVPADPEADHPQRDHHFVG comes from the coding sequence GTGGCCACCTTCCTCTCCGCACTGGGCCGCTTCGCCTTCCGAAGGCGGGGCCTGGTCGTCCTGCTGTGGTTCCTCGCCCTCGTGGGCGCGGGATTCGCGGCCTCCACCGCCGCCGCCCCGCCCGCCGACACCTTCTCGATGCCCGGCACGGAGTCGCAGAAGGCCTTCGACCTCCTCCGGGACAGGTTCCCCGCCGCCCGGGCGGACGGCGCCGCCGCCCGCGTCGTCGTCCGGGCTCCCGGCACCGAGAAGATCACCGACCCGGCCCGCAGGGCGCAGGTCGACCGGCTCGTGGCCGACCTGGGGAAGTCCCCCCAAGTCGCGTCCGTGGCCGACCCGTTCAAGGCGAACGCCGTGAGCGGTGACCGGACGACCACGTACGCCTACGTCACGTACGAGGCGGCGGCCACCGAGCTGACGGACGCGGCGCACCAGGGCCTCGACGAAGCGATGGAGCGGGCCAGGGACGCGGGGCTCGTCGTCGAGGCGGGCGGCGACGCCGTCAAGATCGAGCAGACGATGAGCGGCACCGGCGAGAAGGCCGGCATCCTCGTCTCCGCCGTGGTCCTGGTGCTCACCTTCGGCTCGCTGGTGGCCGCCGGGATGCCGCTGCTGACGGCGCTGATCGGCGTCGGGATCGGCATCAGCGCCATCACCGCGCTGGGAAGCACCTTCGGTCTGTCGTCCACGACGTCGACGCTCGCGATGATGATCGGCCTCGCCGTCGGCATCGACTACGCCCTGTTCATCGTGTCCCGCTACCGCTCCGAGATCACCGAGGGACGCGAGCGGGCGGAGGCCGCAGGACGGGCGGTGGGAACGGCGGGCTCGGCCGTCGTCTTCGCCGGGCTCACCGTGATCATCGCACTGGCGGGCCTCGCGGTGGTCGACGTCCCGATGCTCACCAAGATGGGCCTCACCGCGGCCGGTACGGTCGCCGTGGCCGTCCTCGTGGCGATCACGTTCGTACCGGCGCTGCTCGGTTTCGCGCCCGTCAGGGTGCTGGCCCGCGCGGACCGCAAGCGACACCTGGGCAAGCCGCTGTCGCGGCGTCAGCAGCGGCGGGCGGCCCGGCGCGAGGCGCGCCGCAGGCCCAACCTGGGGGCCCGCTGGGCCGGTTTCGTCCTGCGGCACCCGGTGGCCGTCCTGCTCGTCGGCGTCATGAGCCTGGGCGCGGTCGCGGTCCCGGCCGCGAGTCTCGAACTCGGGCTGCCGAGCGAGGGGTCGATGGCCCCGCACACCACCCAGCGCAAGGCGTACGACCTGCTGTCCGGCTCGTTCGGACCGGGCTTCAACGGGCCGCTGACGGTCACCGTCGAGGCGAAGGACGCGAAGGCCGCGGCCGAGCGGCTGCGCACGGAGCTGGAGCGGGTCGACGGGGTCGCGGCCGTGTCCCCCGCCACCACGAACCCGGCGGGAGACACCGCCGTCCTCACGGTCGTCCCGAGGACGGGTCCGGCCGACACGGCGACCGAGGAGCTGGTGCGCACCCTGCGGGGTGCGGCGGGCGGCCTGGAGTCCCGTACGGGCGCCGCGGAGATCCTGGTCGCCGGGCAGACCGCGATGTTCATCGACTTCTCGCGGACCCTGGACGACGCGCTGCTGCCGTACCTCGGCCTGGTCGTCGGCCTGGCGTTCCTCCTCCTGATGCTGGTCTTCCGCTCCGTGCTCGTCCCGCTCAAGGCCGCCCTGGGCTTCCTGCTGTCGGTGAGCGCGGCCCTCGGCGCCGTCGTCGCGGTGTTCCAGTGGGGGTGGCTGGCGGACCTGTTCGGCGTCGACCAGCCTGGGCCTGTGATGAGCACCCTGCCGATCTTCATGATCGGCGTGGTCTTCGGCCTGGCGATGGACTACGAGGTCTTCCTGGTCTCCCGGATGCGTGAGGCGCACGTCCACGGCGCCCGCCCGGGCGAGGCGGTCGTCACCGGCTTCCGGTACGGCGGCCGGGTGGTCGGCGCGGCGGCGATCATCATGACGAGCGTCTTCGCCGGCTTCGTCCTGGAGGACGACGACTTCGTGAAGATGATCGGCTTCGGCCTGGCCACGGCGGTCCTCTTCGACGCCTTCGTGGTCCGCATGGTCATCGTGCCCGCCCTCTTCGGCCTCCTCGGCAAGGCGGCCTGGTGGTTCCCGACGTGGCTGGACCGCCTGCTCCCGAACATCGACGTGGAGGGCGAGAAGCTGTCGGCCCGCCGGCCGGTCCCCGCGGACCCGGAGGCGGATCACCCGCAGCGGGACCACCACTTCGTGGGCTGA